From Vitis vinifera cultivar Pinot Noir 40024 chromosome 3, ASM3070453v1, the proteins below share one genomic window:
- the LOC100264182 gene encoding uncharacterized protein LOC100264182 → MADIVKQILTRPIQLAEQVSKAAEGANSFKQDCLELKSKTDKLAVLLRQAARASSYERPMRRIIEDTEQVLDKALALVIKCRANGLMKRVFTIIPAAAFRKTSLQLENSIGDVSWLLRVSASADDRDDEYLGLPPIAANEPILCLIWEQIAILHTGSLEDRSDAAVSLVSLARDNDRYGKLIIEEGGVPPLLKLAKEGKMEGQESAAKALGLLGRDPESVEHIVNAGVCSVFAKILKEGRMKVQAVVAWAVSELAAHHPKCQDHFAQNNIIRLLVSHLAFETVQEHSKYAIASKQTMSIHSVVMASNNPNPNPNPNCNKGNEDEVTAHIPHPTGNQNPSQMQNVVTNTMAMRSVSKPPPMPQQPQGQNHAMNNNPNQAKANNSNPKSNNHHQQHALAGTSIKGREFEDPATKAEMKAMAARALWHLCEGNAPICHIITESKALLCFAVLLEKGHDDVQFNSAMALMEITAVAEQNSDLRRSAFKPTSPAARAVVEQLLKIIEKADSDLLIPCIKSVGNLARTFRATETRIIGPLVRLLDEREPEVSKEAAIALIKFASTENYLHLNHSKAIIQAAGIKHLIQLVYFGEQMVQFPALILLCYVAMHVPDSEVLAEEKIRIVLEWASKQGSMMQDPEIETLINEAKSRLELYQASSSRGHP, encoded by the coding sequence ATGGCGGACATAGTTAAGCAAATCTTGACGAGGCCGATACAATTGGCAGAGCAGGTGTCTAAGGCGGCAGAAGGGGCCAACTCGTTTAAACAGGATTGCTTGGAGCTTAAGTCCAAGACCGATAAGTTGGCGGTCCTCCTCCGCCAGGCTGCGCGTGCTAGCTCGTATGAGCGCCCCATGCGCCGCATCATTGAGGATACTGAGCAGGTCCTGGATAAGGCGCTTGCGCTGGTGATAAAGTGTCGTGCCAATGGCCTCATGAAGCGGGTGTTCACCATCATTCCTGCAGCTGCATTCCGGAAAACATCACTGCAGCTGGAGAATTCGATTGGTGACGTGTCCTGGCTGCTCCGCGTGTCGGCATCTGCCGATGATCGCGATGATGAGTACCTGGGTCTCCCTCCAATCGCTGCCAATGAGCCCATTCTATGCCTGATATGGGAACAGATTGCTATTCTTCACACGGGTTCACTTGAGGATAGGTCTGATGCTGCTGTGTCTCTGGTCTCCTTGGCCCGCGACAATGATCGGTATGGAAAGCTCATTATTGAGGAAGGAGGGGTTCCACCCCTTCTAAAACTGGCCAAGGAGGGAAAGATGGAAGGTCAGGAGAGTGCTGCAAAGGCTCTTGGTCTTCTAGGACGCGACCCGGAAAGCGTAGAACACATTGTGAATGCAGGTGTGTGCTCAGTGTTTGCGAAAATCCTCAAAGAAGGTAGGATGAAGGTTCAGGCGGTGGTGGCTTGGGCTGTCTCAGAATTGGCTGCCCATCACCCCAAATGCCAGGATCACTTCGCACAAAACAATATAATCCGGTTGCTTGTTAGCCATCTAGCATTCGAGACTGTTCAAGAACACAGCAAATATGCCATTGCCAGCAAACAGACGATGTCGATTCATTCAGTTGTGATGGCAAGTAATAACCCCAATCCCAATCCTAATCCCAACTGTAACAAGGGAAATGAAGATGAGGTCACCGCCCACATCCCTCATCCAACTGGAAACCAAAACCCGAGCCAGATGCAAAATGTGGTTACTAACACCATGGCAATGAGATCAGTATCCAAACCGCCGCCTATGCCACAGCAACCGCAGGGGCAAAACCATGCAATGAACAACAACCCAAACCAAGCCAAGGCAAACAACAGCAACCCGAAGTCGAACAACCATCATCAGCAACATGCTTTAGCTGGGACAAGCATCAAGGGGAGGGAGTTTGAGGATCCAGCCACCAAGGCTGAAATGAAGGCAATGGCAGCAAGAGCCCTGTGGCACCTCTGTGAGGGAAATGCCCCTATATGCCATATAATCACTGAATCAAAAGCACTTCTATGCTTTGCAGTTTTACTAGAGAAGGGCCATGATGATGTTCAGTTCAATTCAGCCATGGCATTGATGGAAATCACAGCAGTTGCTGAGCAAAACTCTGACCTGAGGCGCTCTGCCTTCAAGCCCACCTCCCCAGCTGCAAGAGCTGTGGTTGAGCAGctactaaaaataattgaaaaggcAGACTCGGATCTTCTCATCCCCTGCATCAAATCCGTTGGGAATTTGGCCAGGACTTTCAGGGCAACTGAAACCAGAATCATTGGACCATTAGTGAGACTTCTGGACGAAAGAGAACCAGAGGTTTCAAAGGAGGCAGCCATTGCACTCATTAAGTTTGCCAGCACTGAGAATTATCTCCACCTCAATCACTCCAAAGCAATCATACAAGCAGCTGGGATTAAGCATCTGATTCAGCTGGTCTACTTTGGGGAACAAATGGTTCAGTTTCCTGCACTGATCCTCCTATGCTATGTTGCCATGCATGTCCCTG